Proteins co-encoded in one Pararge aegeria chromosome 19, ilParAegt1.1, whole genome shotgun sequence genomic window:
- the LOC120632213 gene encoding uncharacterized protein LOC120632213, protein MLISDGINHGKLQSIIVGELKKAGLKHRLKKIILKNVKDHKTVFGAPLVKVPSCSVICCGSTLSIPIVVTEMSSVLRANAHVEGLFRKAGSQTRQKDIKRLLDAGGCVSEGHNPIDVASVLKLYLRCLPEPLISAEVQDLLLRCRVTGGEDGLKSILNTLLLLPVLHVHLLHYIMELLHFIASKHKDNLMDASNLAIVLAPSVMPLPATASAQRLEHHVALVKIFLENSKYIGLLSEDLMTKLDDDSDVSRSRRKKRRSGSLNRMLNGLRKMVSGNPTTPAPVRDNGKTPVLSKSAAKRKLESYEGLSVKTKKAITKGLPQKELSFTPMKMGVTDRKRLRLSFVDARSTPVMNTDFNSHKNSETSISSEDMLTSSENLFSAHDTIDLSSDMKEVDKDYVRISKQEYEEIKSRVSAIENRLSREFTDVIPRVQPLQQVQNHYEQTLEEVAMLNCHGSEHLARRLSKELKIRPKEEAKIIRSPSARKIGNIRRRSKENLTKIVRHKSWNAMDMFYPYVGLTRRERTSSAKPETDGRHITADWDVSVSENSVNVSNSSQKYHQRKRISLAPDFGLNKTIGKVQPRRSLNISTNNWNETESENSANNTLNSNEKIRKPTQIKCYQNIRSNQVGKESPANQQQKWRNAAAFFMNKTGELEKSGQSGRPSVNKLRRQNAGAVLAKAKLFETSSDKSSEANEKTAHTGFARKPRVTNHDQLKSQKMSVHPKSRLQAYVNNDVQQKSNGTIKDLTSNVTRYKGPIHHNKEEINIRVNRKVTPVKKVVSPQPTIPLKTPQAPTLKKPLYTPRSLRTPASVNELRRTNTPMRAVHISPRRSPRQKIQRTYN, encoded by the exons ATGTTAATATCAGACGGTATTAATCACGGGAAATTACAATCTATAATAGTGGGAGAGTTAAAGAAGGCGGGTTTAAAACATCGTCTGAAAaagattattttgaaaaatgtcAAA GATCATAAAACAGTGTTTGGAGCGCCTCTTGTAAAAGTCCCGTCGTGCAGTGTTATATGTTGTGGAAGCACTCTGAGTATACCAATAGTTGTGACTGAGATGTCTTCAGTGTTGAGAGCCAACGCTCATGTCGAAGGTCTGTTCCGTAAGGCTGGATCACAAACACGGCAAAAAGAcataaag cGTTTACTGGATGCCGGTGGTTGTGTATCAGAAGGCCACAATCCTATAGATGTAGCGAGTGTTTTGAAGCTCTACCTTCGTTGTTTACCAGAGCCTCTAATTAGCGCAGAGGTGCAGGACCTGTTACTGAGATGTAGAGTGACAGGAGGTGAAGATGGACTAAAGTCTATTTTGAACACTTTGTTGTTGTTACCAGTATTACATGTGCACCTTTTGCATTATATCATGGAg TTGCTACATTTTATTGCATCCAAGCACAAAGACAATCTGATGGACGCGTCAAACCTGGCAATAGTGTTGGCTCCCAGCGTCATGCCTTTGCCTGCTACAGCTTCAGCCCAAAGACTAGAACACCATGTTGCTTTAGTTAAG ATATTTTTAGAGAACTCAAAGTACATAGGACTTTTATCAGAAGATCTCATGACCAAGCTAGATGATGATTCAGATGTTAGCCGATCGAGACGAAAAAAAAGACGAAGTGGTTCGCTAAATA GAATGTTAAATGGATTACGTAAAATGGTATCTGGGAATCCAACCACACCAGCTCCAGTCCGGGATAATGGGAAAACGCCAGTGCTCAGTAAATCCGCTGCTAAAAGGAAGTTAGAGTCTTATGAAGGTCTTTCTGTTAAAACTAA GAAAGCGATAACAAAAGGCCTTCCTCAGAAGGAACTGTCGTTTACACCAATGAAAAT GGGCGTTACTGATCGGAAACGCTTACGACTTAGCTTCGTAGATGCAAGAAGCACACCCGTCATGAACACAGACTTCAATTCTCATAAAAACTCCGAAACCAGTATAAGTAGTGAAGATATGTTAACATCCTCGGAAAACTTGTTCAGTGCCCATGACACTATAGATTTGTCCTCGGACATGAAAGAAGTAGATAAAGACTATGTAAGAATATCAAAACAGGAATATGAAGAAATCAAAAGCAGAGTATCCGCTATAGAGAATAGACTATCTAGAGAGTTTACTGACGTAATTCCTAGAGTACAGCCATTACAACAAGTCCAGAATCACTATGAACAAACATTGGAAGAGGTGGCCATGTTAAACTGTCATGGTTCAGAGCATTTAGCTCGGCGCCTCAGCAAAGAACTGAAGATTAGACCAAAGGAAGAAGCCAAAATCATACGATCACCGAGCGCGAGAAAAATTGGCAATATAAGAAGGCGTTCGAaagaaaatttaactaaaattgtAAGACACAAATCCTGGAATGCAATGGATATGTTTTACCCTTACGTCGGACTTACTCGGAGAGAAAGAACAAGCTCCGCGAAACCAGAAACAGACGGCAGACATATCACAGCCGACTGGGATGTTTCAGTTTCAGAAAATTCTGTCAATGTCTCTAACTCTAGTCAAAAATATCATCAACGTAAAAGAATCAGTCTAGCACCAGATTTcggtttaaataaaactatcgGTAAAGTTCAACCGCGTCGATCGCTCAATATCTCAACCAATAACTGGAACGAAACTGAATCCGAAAATTCGGCGAATAATACGCTCAATTCTAATGAAAAAATTAGGAAACCAACTCAAATAAAATGTTACCAAAATATACGTAGTAATCAAGTTGGAAAAGAAAGTCCGGCCAACCAGCAACAAAAATGGCGTAACGCTGCGGCATTCTTCATGAATAAAACAGGCGAACTTGAAAAAAGCGGTCAGAGTGGGAGACCTTCGGTAAACAAACTACGTCGACAAAACGCAGGAGCCGTCCTCGCTAAAGCCAAACTTTTCGAAACCAGTTCTGACAAGTCATCCGAAGCAAACGAGAAGACCGCTCATACAGGTTTCGCAAGAAAACCAAGAGTTACCAATCATGACCAATTAAAATCACAGAAAATGTCAGTTCATCCTAAATCGAGGCTTCAggcttacgtaaataatgacgTGCAACAAAAATCTAATGGGACTATTAAAGATTTAACATCTAATGTGACGAGATATAAAGGACCCATTCATCataataaagaagaaattaaTATCCGTGTAAATAGGAAAGTAACACCAGTTAAAAAAGTTGTTTCCCCACAGCCAACCATTCCATTAAAAACACCTCAAGCGCCGACCTTGAAGAAGCCCTTATACACGCCTAGAAGTTTACGAACGCCCGCATCAGTTAACGAACTCAGAAGAACAAATACTCCAATGAGAGCTGTTCACATTTCACCGAGAAGATCGCCACGCCAGAAGATACAACGAACATATAACTGA
- the LOC120632103 gene encoding RAB6A-GEF complex partner protein 2 isoform X2, with protein MIELSAKLTTGSVYLAGEALECGITFYHTPQPEHRNSQSHSDILENLAWASAQIHCFYSTSKSTGEKTSVFEKTTALEVTSCDIGDVVFHTKPKILFCDLTIPLGETKTFWYRESLPIEAPPSYRGTAVKYSYKITIATQKNLTARRSPNSYMITNARGKVGRFCLFKSAYKLGEDIVGTFDFSVGTVTCMQVSVSLQPEEVTKTKTPMKVSNKENSSRSMTVARYHEVTLGITHSQLILPIPLHITPAFEGDEVSLSWRLHFEFVTSNERLQPGPDDKDWNAPLSVPIETMVWNLPVKIYSTLPKQISQQTLGNDAYTLYIK; from the exons atgatTGAGTTATCAGCTAAATTAACAACTGGCTCAGTTTACTTAGCTGGGGAGGCTTTGGAATGTGGTATTACTTTTTACCACACACCTCAGCCAGAGCATAGAAATTCTCAAAGCCAcag TGATATCTTGGAAAATTTGGCCTGGGCTTCAGCACAAATACATTGCTTTTACTCAACATCAAAAAGCACTGGTGAAAAAACTTCTGTGTTTGAAAAGACTACAGCTTTAGAGGTGACATCATGTGATATTGGAGATGTTGTTTTTCAcacaaaacctaaaatattattttgtgatCTAACTATACCTCTTGGAGAAACAAAAACAT TCTGGTATAGGGAATCTCTTCCCATAGAAGCACCACCTTCATACAGGGGCACTGCTGTTAAATACTCCTATAAGATAACAATTGCTACACAAAAG AATCTCACAGCAAGAAGAAGTCCAAACTCATATATGATAACAAATGCAAGAGGCAAAGTAGGCAGATTCTGCTTGTTCAAATCAGCATACAAACTGGGTGAAGATATTGTTGGCACCTTTGATTTTTCAGTTGGTACTGTCACTTGTATGCAA GTTTCAGTGTCTCTGCAACCTGAAGAGGTAACTAAAACGAAAACACCAATGAAGGTATCAAACAAAGAGAACAGCAGCAGATCCATGACAGTGGCCAGATATCATGAAGTTACTCTAGGAATTACACATTCACAACTCATTTTGCCAATACCATTGCACATAACACCTGCTTTTGAGGGTGACGAAG TGTCACTGAGTTGGCGACTTCACTTTGAGTTTGTGACAAGCAATGAGAGGTTACAGCCAGGTCCAGATGACAAGGATTGGAATGCCCCTCTCAGTGTTCCCATAGAAACTATGGTGTGGAACTTACCTGTCAAGATATACTCTACATTACCCAAACAGATTAGCCAACAGACACTGGGAAATGATGCATATACTTTGtacataaaatag
- the LOC120632103 gene encoding RAB6A-GEF complex partner protein 2 isoform X1, whose product MIELSAKLTTGSVYLAGEALECGITFYHTPQPEHRNSQSHSDILENLAWASAQIHCFYSTSKSTGEKTSVFEKTTALEVTSCDIGDVVFHTKPKILFCDLTIPLGETKTFWYRESLPIEAPPSYRGTAVKYSYKITIATQKVGSHIKMVRIPFRVLPISPIMNMQDLAALCGNETTEDLQPTNPFSEERKVETPLTMALQVLQNLTARRSPNSYMITNARGKVGRFCLFKSAYKLGEDIVGTFDFSVGTVTCMQVSVSLQPEEVTKTKTPMKVSNKENSSRSMTVARYHEVTLGITHSQLILPIPLHITPAFEGDEVSLSWRLHFEFVTSNERLQPGPDDKDWNAPLSVPIETMVWNLPVKIYSTLPKQISQQTLGNDAYTLYIK is encoded by the exons atgatTGAGTTATCAGCTAAATTAACAACTGGCTCAGTTTACTTAGCTGGGGAGGCTTTGGAATGTGGTATTACTTTTTACCACACACCTCAGCCAGAGCATAGAAATTCTCAAAGCCAcag TGATATCTTGGAAAATTTGGCCTGGGCTTCAGCACAAATACATTGCTTTTACTCAACATCAAAAAGCACTGGTGAAAAAACTTCTGTGTTTGAAAAGACTACAGCTTTAGAGGTGACATCATGTGATATTGGAGATGTTGTTTTTCAcacaaaacctaaaatattattttgtgatCTAACTATACCTCTTGGAGAAACAAAAACAT TCTGGTATAGGGAATCTCTTCCCATAGAAGCACCACCTTCATACAGGGGCACTGCTGTTAAATACTCCTATAAGATAACAATTGCTACACAAAAGGTAGGTTCTCATATTAAAATGGTACGAATACCATTTAGAGTCCTCCCTATCAGTCCTATAATGAACATGCAAGACTTAGCTGCATTATGTGGAAATGAAACAACTGAAGATCTTCAGCCAACTAATCCATTTTCAGAGGAAAGGAAGGTTGAGACACCATTGACAATGGCTTTGCAAGTATTACAG AATCTCACAGCAAGAAGAAGTCCAAACTCATATATGATAACAAATGCAAGAGGCAAAGTAGGCAGATTCTGCTTGTTCAAATCAGCATACAAACTGGGTGAAGATATTGTTGGCACCTTTGATTTTTCAGTTGGTACTGTCACTTGTATGCAA GTTTCAGTGTCTCTGCAACCTGAAGAGGTAACTAAAACGAAAACACCAATGAAGGTATCAAACAAAGAGAACAGCAGCAGATCCATGACAGTGGCCAGATATCATGAAGTTACTCTAGGAATTACACATTCACAACTCATTTTGCCAATACCATTGCACATAACACCTGCTTTTGAGGGTGACGAAG TGTCACTGAGTTGGCGACTTCACTTTGAGTTTGTGACAAGCAATGAGAGGTTACAGCCAGGTCCAGATGACAAGGATTGGAATGCCCCTCTCAGTGTTCCCATAGAAACTATGGTGTGGAACTTACCTGTCAAGATATACTCTACATTACCCAAACAGATTAGCCAACAGACACTGGGAAATGATGCATATACTTTGtacataaaatag
- the LOC120632104 gene encoding RRP15-like protein isoform X1: protein MVVAEEMSKPLLKVSVSNSDSSSEESEVFNESEVSDEGDDKTEPKSESSEDDDENESNKESDNDDDNNDDDDDDVIIRNAGWADSVSKILGSSKPKNKKTLVLSRAKKLADTIKKENEEKPTFEVVGDKATDLKTEVKKETSVSEPPAKKKRVEKSKIRIKPNILEKDRERILTKIATKGVVQLFNAVRNQQKTIEKEIKDIPEGKKEKVLKKFDKRAFLDTLMGQSKSVIVEEQTKTLKDEVKSESEKPRWNALRDDFMMGAKMKDWDKESVDE from the exons aTGGTTGTAGCAGAAGAAATGAGTAAACCGTTGCTTAAAGTATCAG TATCAAACTCAGATTCGTCTAGTGAAGAATCTGAAGTTTTCAACGAATCGGAAGTTTCAGACGAAGGGGATGACAAAACAGAACCTAAAAGTGAATCaagtgaagatgatgatgaaaatgaaagtAATAAGGaaagtgataatgatgatgataataacgacgacgacgacgatgacgTCATAATAAGAAATGCAGGATGGGCAGATTCAGTATCTAAAATCCTTGGTTCCAGcaaacctaaaaataaaaagacattaGTTCTGTCTCGAGCCAAAAAATTAGCTGAcacaataaagaaagaaaatgaaGAGAAACCCACATTTGAAGTGGTTGGTGACAAAGCTACAGATTTAAAAACTGAAGTTAAGAAAGAGACATCTGTGTCTGAACCTCCTGCAAAGAAAAAG AGAGTTGAGAAatctaaaataagaataaaacccAATATTCTTGAAAAGGATAGAGAAAGAATTCTAACAAAAATTGCAACTAAAGGTGTAGTTCAACTATTCAATGCTGTAAGAAATCAGCAGAAGACCATTGAAAAAGAGATTAAAGATATACCAGAGGGGAAGAAGGAAAAGGTATTAAAGAAATTTGATAAAAGAGCTTTTTTGGATACCCTGATGGGCCAGTCAAAGTCAGTGATAGTtgaagaacaaacaaaaacattgaaaGATGAAGTTAAGTCGGAGTCTGAAAAACCTAGATGGAATGCATTAAg AGATGATTTCATGATGGGCGCAAAAATGAAAGACTGGGATAAAGAATCAGTAGatgaataa
- the LOC120632104 gene encoding RRP15-like protein isoform X3: MVVAEEMSKPLLKVSDEGDDKTEPKSESSEDDDENESNKESDNDDDNNDDDDDDVIIRNAGWADSVSKILGSSKPKNKKTLVLSRAKKLADTIKKENEEKPTFEVVGDKATDLKTEVKKETSVSEPPAKKKRVEKSKIRIKPNILEKDRERILTKIATKGVVQLFNAVRNQQKTIEKEIKDIPEGKKEKVLKKFDKRAFLDTLMGQSKSVIVEEQTKTLKDEVKSESEKPRWNALRDDFMMGAKMKDWDKESVDE; the protein is encoded by the exons aTGGTTGTAGCAGAAGAAATGAGTAAACCGTTGCTTAAAGTATCAG ACGAAGGGGATGACAAAACAGAACCTAAAAGTGAATCaagtgaagatgatgatgaaaatgaaagtAATAAGGaaagtgataatgatgatgataataacgacgacgacgacgatgacgTCATAATAAGAAATGCAGGATGGGCAGATTCAGTATCTAAAATCCTTGGTTCCAGcaaacctaaaaataaaaagacattaGTTCTGTCTCGAGCCAAAAAATTAGCTGAcacaataaagaaagaaaatgaaGAGAAACCCACATTTGAAGTGGTTGGTGACAAAGCTACAGATTTAAAAACTGAAGTTAAGAAAGAGACATCTGTGTCTGAACCTCCTGCAAAGAAAAAG AGAGTTGAGAAatctaaaataagaataaaacccAATATTCTTGAAAAGGATAGAGAAAGAATTCTAACAAAAATTGCAACTAAAGGTGTAGTTCAACTATTCAATGCTGTAAGAAATCAGCAGAAGACCATTGAAAAAGAGATTAAAGATATACCAGAGGGGAAGAAGGAAAAGGTATTAAAGAAATTTGATAAAAGAGCTTTTTTGGATACCCTGATGGGCCAGTCAAAGTCAGTGATAGTtgaagaacaaacaaaaacattgaaaGATGAAGTTAAGTCGGAGTCTGAAAAACCTAGATGGAATGCATTAAg AGATGATTTCATGATGGGCGCAAAAATGAAAGACTGGGATAAAGAATCAGTAGatgaataa
- the LOC120632104 gene encoding RRP15-like protein isoform X2, which yields MVVAEEMSKPLLKVSVSDEGDDKTEPKSESSEDDDENESNKESDNDDDNNDDDDDDVIIRNAGWADSVSKILGSSKPKNKKTLVLSRAKKLADTIKKENEEKPTFEVVGDKATDLKTEVKKETSVSEPPAKKKRVEKSKIRIKPNILEKDRERILTKIATKGVVQLFNAVRNQQKTIEKEIKDIPEGKKEKVLKKFDKRAFLDTLMGQSKSVIVEEQTKTLKDEVKSESEKPRWNALRDDFMMGAKMKDWDKESVDE from the exons aTGGTTGTAGCAGAAGAAATGAGTAAACCGTTGCTTAAAGTATCAG TTTCAGACGAAGGGGATGACAAAACAGAACCTAAAAGTGAATCaagtgaagatgatgatgaaaatgaaagtAATAAGGaaagtgataatgatgatgataataacgacgacgacgacgatgacgTCATAATAAGAAATGCAGGATGGGCAGATTCAGTATCTAAAATCCTTGGTTCCAGcaaacctaaaaataaaaagacattaGTTCTGTCTCGAGCCAAAAAATTAGCTGAcacaataaagaaagaaaatgaaGAGAAACCCACATTTGAAGTGGTTGGTGACAAAGCTACAGATTTAAAAACTGAAGTTAAGAAAGAGACATCTGTGTCTGAACCTCCTGCAAAGAAAAAG AGAGTTGAGAAatctaaaataagaataaaacccAATATTCTTGAAAAGGATAGAGAAAGAATTCTAACAAAAATTGCAACTAAAGGTGTAGTTCAACTATTCAATGCTGTAAGAAATCAGCAGAAGACCATTGAAAAAGAGATTAAAGATATACCAGAGGGGAAGAAGGAAAAGGTATTAAAGAAATTTGATAAAAGAGCTTTTTTGGATACCCTGATGGGCCAGTCAAAGTCAGTGATAGTtgaagaacaaacaaaaacattgaaaGATGAAGTTAAGTCGGAGTCTGAAAAACCTAGATGGAATGCATTAAg AGATGATTTCATGATGGGCGCAAAAATGAAAGACTGGGATAAAGAATCAGTAGatgaataa